The sequence GCCAGCGCGGCGGCCGACTTGCTTGCCCACGTTGCGGCCGCCTTTGAACATCGAGCCAATCAATAGGCCAGCGGCAACACCGCCGACCATGGTTGCGACCGGATGCTCTTTGACGAACTCCTTAGCGGTATCGGCAGCATCGCGGGCCCGCTCGCTAAGTGTTGCTTCGCGGGCCTGCTGGCGGGCTTCGGCTACTTCGATCTTCTCGCGCAATTCTTCGCGCTTTGCATCAGTCGTCATCGTCGGCTCCATCAAATTGGTCCGTTTCGGAAAGCGGTTCGGCGTGTCCGTCATTGTCTAGCTCCTGATTTGCTTCGGCTAGCCCCAAGGCGACGAGGATCGGAATACGCCCGAACCAAAGAGCTAGCGCGACGCCTAAAGCGCCCAATATGCCTTTGTTCGCGCTCGCCACATCGGCAGCTTCTTCGAGCATGTCGGCGGTCGTTTCGCCCACACGGTCGGCGATCCGGTCACCAATCCCGCGACTGCGCATCTCGCTTTTAAGGTGCTCGAGATCTGCCTTGAACAGGGTCTGCGCAGTATCACGCATGGCCCGGTCTTCATTCATTTGGCGCAGCAACTTGCTCATTGATCCGGGTCCTTGAAAGCTTTGGCAGCATTCGAAGCACGTTTCCCGGCGAGCAGTGCAAAGATCACCACAAACGCCAGAAGCGTACCCACGACGGCTGCCGTTGCTCCTAGGGGCGTCAGCAAGGGGCTGAGGCCAAAGATTAGACCAACGACAAGGCCGATCAGGGCCAAGTGCAGGCAAGCCAGCGCAGCAAGCCCAAGGCCTGCTGCGCGTTTGCCTTCGCCGGCGGCATAGGCCGCGCGGGTTTTCTGGAAACCGATTTCGGCCTGAAGGTAAGTCTTGCCGTCGTCGATCGTTGCTTTGACGTCTTCAATGATCGAGCCATCATATAGCGGCTCGTCATCAGGCGATTTGGCTTCATCGATTTCAGGCAGGCTTTGCTCCGCCATTACCGGGTCCCCTTCTACCGGTGCCGTTTCCCTGTTGGGAAAGGCGTGGCTCAGTTGGAGTTGCCGCGGAAGAGACGCGATAGCATGAAGCCCGCGACTGCCGCGATGCCGATTGCCAAACCTGGGCTCTTACGAACCATTTCACGGGCATCTTCGCCGATTTCGTCAACGCTCTTGGCGTCCAACTTTGCAGCGGTTTCCTGCAGCGAACGCGACGCAGTGCGGGCATAATCGCCATATTGCTCGCCCATTTTCTCGTCTACAACAGCAGCATTTTCAGCCACGATCTTGCCGAGGTTTGCGAGAGCATCGCTAGCCTTCGATTTGCCTTGAACAGCCAGTTCGCCGGCCTTGTCTTTCGCCTGTGCGCCATATTCCTTGGCGTCGGCGACGAGCTCAGTGGATTGGCCCTTGGCTTTTTCGCGGTACTGATCGGCGCGGCCAGTTGCTTCGGCGCGCAATGCAGCGGCGCCTGCTTTGGCTTCATCAAGCGCGGCGGTGAATTTCGCCTTCGCTTCAGCGCGATTGTTTGCAACCTTTGCAGTCGTATTCTTTTTCTTCGCCGCAGTGGTTTTCTTGGCGGAATTTGCGCGTGGTTTGCGCGGTTTGGGAGTAGGTGCAGTGGTATCAGCCATTGTCATTGTTATCCTTTTGCCTCGTTGGACACTTTCATCTCTCGCCTGGCAAGTGTGCCCGATGTCTGGCGCGCCAAGCTCTCAATATAAGAACGTGGCTTGCCTGCCATTGTTCCTCTATTTAGGGAGCCATCATACAGATTTCTACCGCAGCGCAACAAAAACTGGAGAACACCTTCAAATGACCGCCATTATCGACGTCCACGGCCGCGAAATCCTCGACAGCCGGGGCAACCCAACGGTCGAAGTCGATGTTCTGCTCGAAGATGGCAGCTTTGGGCGCGCAGCGGTCCCTTCCGGCGCCTCGACCGGCGCGCATGAGGCGGTGGAACTGCGCGACGGCGACAAGGATCGCTACATGGGCAAGGGCGTTCTGAAGGCGGTCGACGCGGTCAATAATGACATCGCCGATATGATTCTGGGACTTGATGCCGAAGACCAGCGCGACATCGATACAGCGATGATCGATCTCGACGGCACGCCCAACAAGGCGAAGCTGGGCGCGAATTCAATACTTGGTGTAAGCCTCGCCGTGGCGAAGGCTGCAGCCGCTGCGCGCGGGCTGCCGCTCTATTCCTACATTGGCGGTGTCTCGGCGCACATGCTGCCCGTTCCGATGATGAACATCATCAATGGCGGCGAGCATGCTGACAATCCGATCGACATTCAGGAATTCATGGTGATGCCGGTTGGTGCAGACAGCATTGCCGAGGGCGTCCGCTGGGGAGCGGAAATCTTCCACACGCTAAAGAAGGGCCTTTCCGAGAAGGGGCTTGCGACTTCGGTGGGCGATGAAGGCGGTTTCGCACCTAATCTGGCGTCGACCCGCGATGCCCTCGATTTCATCATGGCTTCGGTCGAGAAGGCCGGCTTCAAACTGGGCGACGATGTGGTGCTGGCGCTCGACTGTGCTGCGACAGAATATTTCCGCGACGGCAAATATGAAATGTCGGGAGAGAAAATCTCGCTCTCGCCAGACGAAATGGCCGCATACCTCGCCGATCTGTGCGATGCCTATCCGATCATGTCGATTGAAGATGGTATGTCGGAAGATGACTTTGCAGGCTGGAAGGCGCTGACGGACCGTATCGGCGACAAAGTCCAGTTGGTGGGTGACGATCTGTTCGTGACCAATCCTGAACGCCTGACCGATGGCATCAATCAAGGCCTCGCCAATTCACTGCTGGTGAAGGTCAACCAGATCGGCACGCTGAGCGAAACGCTGGATGCCGTGAGTATTGCTAACCGCGCAAGCTATACCGCAGTCATGTCGCACCGTTCGGGCGAAACCGAAGACGCGACGATTGCCGACCTCGCGGTTGCGACCAATTGCGGACAGATCAAGACCGGATCGCTCGCGCGTTCCGACCGTCTGGCGAAATACAACCAGTTGATCCGTATCGAAGAAGAGCTGGGCGGCAGCGCACGTTACGCAGGCCGCGCATGCTTTGGTGAACTGGGCCGCTAGTCAAAGGCCGTAGTTTTTCCGTAGATCGAGGAGCGCGAGTGCGGCCACGGCTGCCTCGCCGCCCTTGTTCTTGCGCGTCATGTCAGCGCGGGCGAGGGCTTGTTCTTCATTTTCGACGGTGATGATACCGTTGCCGATGGCGATACCATCCATCGTCAACGCCATGATCCCGCGCGCGCTTTCACCAGCGACGATTTCGAAGTGATAGGTCTCGCCGCGAATGACCACGCCGATTGCGACGAAGGCATCATATCGGCCGCTCTCGACCGCCAGCGCGATGGCTCCCGGGATTTCGAGTGCACCGGGAACGGTCAGAACCTCTGTCCCATGCCCTTTTTCCTCAAGGGCAGCACGTGCTCCCGCGACGAGCATGTCGTTCAGATGGTCGTAGAAACGGGCTTCCACGATAAGAAATTTTGCCATGAATTTGATCCTTAATCAGGAATGGAGCGCGTACCGGTCACTGACAGGCCGTAGCCTTCCAGTCCGACAACATTGCGGTGCGAATTGCTGAGCAGTTCCATATCGGAAACGCCGCGATCCACCAGAATTTGTGCGCCAATTCCGTAATCGCGCAGCTCGCCCTCGGTCGGTTTCGCGCGGCCGATCTCGGCCTGCAAATGCTCTGGCTTGTCTGGCATGATCAGAACGATAACACCGCTGCCATTATCGCCGATAGCAGCCATCGAACGTTGCAACGTGCGCTTCTTCGGGCCGCTTTGCCCCAGAATGTCGTCAAAGATGGAGATGGCGTGCATGCGCACCAAGGTCGGCTTTGCGGGATCGACGTGACCCTTCTGCAGGCACACATGTGTCGCCCCGTTAATGACATTTCTGTAAGTCATCGCGCGCCAATCACCACCATAGTCGGAAGCCAGATCACTCTCGCTTACGAGTTCCACAAGGTGATCGTTCTTGCGGCGATATTCGATCAGATCGCGTATCGTACCGATCTTGAGATTGTGGATCTTGGCGAAAGACACCAGATCCTCGAGCCGTGCCATCGAACCATCGTCATTCATGATCTCGCAGATCACGCCTGCAGGATTGAGCCCCGCGAGGCGTGAAATGTCCACAGCCGCTTCGGTATGGCCAGCGCGAACCAACACGCCGCCGTCGCGTGCAACGAGCGGGAAGACGTGACCCGGTGTGACGATATCGGCAGCGCCTTTTGCGCTATCGATTGCGACCGAAATTGTGCGGGCTCTGTCTGCCGCACTGATGCCAGTCGTTACGCCTTCGCGCGCTTCGATTGAGGTTGTGAAGGCGGTTTCATAATGGGTTTGATTGCTGCGGCTCATTGGCTGAAGGCCGAGTTTGTCGACGCGCGCGCGGTCGAGTGACAGGCAGATCAGCCCGCGGCCATGCGTCGCCATGAAATTCACCGCATCTGGCGTTGCCATTTGCGCCGGAATGATGAGGTCGCCTTCGTTTTCGCGATCTTCGTCATCGACAAGAATATACATGCGCCCATTGCGCGCTTCATCGATGATCTCTTCGATCGGGACCAATACCGGGCGTTCGTCATTCACTGCAAGGAAGCGGTCGAGTTTACCGAGCGTTTCGGCAGTCGGGTTCCAACCCTCGTCAGCGCAATCGCGCAATGTGTTAGCATGA comes from Altererythrobacter sp. ZODW24 and encodes:
- the ribH gene encoding 6,7-dimethyl-8-ribityllumazine synthase, whose protein sequence is MAKFLIVEARFYDHLNDMLVAGARAALEEKGHGTEVLTVPGALEIPGAIALAVESGRYDAFVAIGVVIRGETYHFEIVAGESARGIMALTMDGIAIGNGIITVENEEQALARADMTRKNKGGEAAVAALALLDLRKNYGL
- the eno gene encoding phosphopyruvate hydratase, which produces MTAIIDVHGREILDSRGNPTVEVDVLLEDGSFGRAAVPSGASTGAHEAVELRDGDKDRYMGKGVLKAVDAVNNDIADMILGLDAEDQRDIDTAMIDLDGTPNKAKLGANSILGVSLAVAKAAAAARGLPLYSYIGGVSAHMLPVPMMNIINGGEHADNPIDIQEFMVMPVGADSIAEGVRWGAEIFHTLKKGLSEKGLATSVGDEGGFAPNLASTRDALDFIMASVEKAGFKLGDDVVLALDCAATEYFRDGKYEMSGEKISLSPDEMAAYLADLCDAYPIMSIEDGMSEDDFAGWKALTDRIGDKVQLVGDDLFVTNPERLTDGINQGLANSLLVKVNQIGTLSETLDAVSIANRASYTAVMSHRSGETEDATIADLAVATNCGQIKTGSLARSDRLAKYNQLIRIEEELGGSARYAGRACFGELGR
- a CDS encoding phage holin family protein, giving the protein MAEQSLPEIDEAKSPDDEPLYDGSIIEDVKATIDDGKTYLQAEIGFQKTRAAYAAGEGKRAAGLGLAALACLHLALIGLVVGLIFGLSPLLTPLGATAAVVGTLLAFVVIFALLAGKRASNAAKAFKDPDQ
- the ribB gene encoding 3,4-dihydroxy-2-butanone-4-phosphate synthase produces the protein MNTPTIKKVREIIADGRMTRAGLARAAGLHANTLRDCADEGWNPTAETLGKLDRFLAVNDERPVLVPIEEIIDEARNGRMYILVDDEDRENEGDLIIPAQMATPDAVNFMATHGRGLICLSLDRARVDKLGLQPMSRSNQTHYETAFTTSIEAREGVTTGISAADRARTISVAIDSAKGAADIVTPGHVFPLVARDGGVLVRAGHTEAAVDISRLAGLNPAGVICEIMNDDGSMARLEDLVSFAKIHNLKIGTIRDLIEYRRKNDHLVELVSESDLASDYGGDWRAMTYRNVINGATHVCLQKGHVDPAKPTLVRMHAISIFDDILGQSGPKKRTLQRSMAAIGDNGSGVIVLIMPDKPEHLQAEIGRAKPTEGELRDYGIGAQILVDRGVSDMELLSNSHRNVVGLEGYGLSVTGTRSIPD